The Rubripirellula amarantea genome includes the window ATTGCGGGAGCCGCGTCGTGCAGGGTCGCGGATGTTGCCAGCCCAGAATCGTGGGTTGCTCAAGCGTCTCTACGTTCTCGCGATTTAGCATTTGCGGGCGAATCGTTCGCGGATGTCGACGCAACGTGCGAATTGACCGAAGGCCGAGTGTCGGTACCGCCATTCGCAATGCGTTGGCGGATGAACGAGTGCTTGGTACAGGCGGAAGGAACGGTCCAAGATCGCCTTTGCATACGCGGAAGCCTACTTACCGAATCATTTGACGTTGCCGACGTCGCAGAATTGGCAAGTCAGTTCTCAAGCACCAGAATGCCAGCGTCTGGTACCGCACAAGGAAGTGGTCAGTTTGAGCTTGTCACTAGTCCCTTTAACTTCGTTGCATCGGGACGCATGGATCTGAATCATGCGATGTACGCCGGGTCAAAAATTGGGCACGCGCAACTGGACTGGAACGCCGATCCGCAGGGTGTTCGGATCCAAAGCTCTTCCAAACAATTTCTCGGTGGCGGTTACGACCTAATTGCCCAGATCCAGGATCTTGACTGGACAACCGCAGTCGTGGAAGGCCGTTTTCGAGACATTCAAGCGGCACGCTTGGCTGCTATCGTTGATCGCAATCTGCCTGTCAGCGGATCATTGGATGGAGGAATCAAGGTGACCTCCATTGCTAGTTTGGAAACGCTTCAGGGTGAGGCGTGGGTTCAGAGTCGTGGACTTTCGGTTCACCGAGTTCCGATGGAGTTGTCCGCGGCAAAGATTTCCATCGCATCGGCTCAAGCGATCGTGCAAGGCAGCGGCGTGATCGCAGACGGGCGTTTCGAGGGAGTGGCGAACGCTAGTTTGCCAAACTTGCGAGATCATTTTCAATCTGACGATCCAAATCTGAATCGCATTCCGATTGTTTTTCAATGCGCGGTCGAACGCTTGCCGATCGAATCGCTCACACGACACATCGATGTGCCTCAAGAGCTAAGGACCACGCGAGGAACATTAGCTGCGACACTCGAGCGAGATTCGTCGATGCTGGACGGAATCTCACTTTGCAAGGCAAGCGGTTCGGTGTCTGAATTGCAGGTCAATCGTGTTGGGTTGTCGGATCGAATCACGAGCGAGATCACTGTTTACCGCGACCGCTTAGAACTACGACGCATTGATGGACGCTTCGCCGACGGTCGTTTATCCGGAAAGGCCGATATCCGACTCGGGGTACATCCCAGCGGTACGTTTGAGTTGGCGGCAAACCGCGTCAGCTTGCGTCGTATCGCTGCACCGTTTTCAGCGCAACCCATCGCGGGTAGTGGCACCGTGCAAATTCGCGGTCGAGTTGGAAAAGTAATTTCGGGTCGCGCCGACCTTTCGCTTCGCCACGGCGTGTTCGCTGGTGTGAGCATTCCGGAAGCTAAATTGCCAGTGGATTGGTCCTACTCGCAACCTTCAAAGCTAGCGAGATGGCAGTGCCGTTCCGGTGCAGTTTCAGCGGGCGGAGGCAACGTGCGAATCAGCTCGGAGGGAAGCTTCGGCGACAATCTCAATATGGTGACCTCGCTGCGCATCGAGCGAGTGGATTCATCCAAACTCATTCAAGGCAAGTCAGTCGGAGCCGGTGTGATCAGCGGTGACGTCTCCCTGCGAGCCAAGCGTGCTCAATCGCCAAAACAGATCTCTGGCACGTTCGACCTAACATTGGAAAACGTGAAGTCAATGGAGATGCCAGTGCTGGACCAACTTCCCAACCTCGTGAGCCTTTCCCCGCCACGACCGGGACAGGGTCAAGACGGAGGCACAGTTTACGGACGCATTTCGGGCGGCCTGGTGCATGTCGATCAGCTCGCGATTTCTCAAAGCAATGTCCAGGTACTCATGTCGGGCAATGCGACGCTGGATGGTCGTTTGAACTTCGACGTCACCGCGAGCACCCAATCCGATGGGCCTGCGGACCAAATACTCGAACTCGCAAACTCTCCGTTGATGCTGGCAGCACCCGCCCCGATCACTCTGGTCGCCAAAGCAAATGAACTCATGAAGGATCGTGTCGTTCACGTCCACGTCGGTGGCATCGCATCTCGACCGACGCTGCGGCTGCAACCCGGAAAACAATTAAGCCAAGACGCCGTGCGATTCTTTCTCAAAGCTGGCTTCGGTGATTTACCCGCAGCCATTGCCACCAGGCCCAACACTCAAATTCGACGATAACCCATTCCTCTTTCCGAATTCTATCGAATGATTATCAATCCACGCCATTTTCGTGATGCAGCCTGCATGTGCATCACGCTCGCCATCCTTGTTGGTATTCCAACAGGGTGCCGCACCGCAGCCTCGCTGGGACTACCCGTTTCCGCAGGCTCAAATTATCTGCTTTCGGATGCTGACGAAATTCGTCAAACGATGGGGCATCCTTCGGGAGTGGCGACTGAACTTTCGAAAGTCACGCTGGCGCCCCACCGCGTGGAAGCTGGCGACGTCCTGGTGATCGAACCCAACGACTTTAATTCGCCAGTGCGATTGCCAGGTGATCAAACGGTTCAGCAAGATGGAACCATCGAACTTGGCAGTTACGGACGTATCCAAGTCGCGGGACTTTCCGCCGAGGACATTCAAGGTCGCGTGGGCGAAATGGTATCGCGTTACGAGATCGCTAAACGGCAAACACAAATTGGGCTGGCATCATACTCGGGTGCCCCTTCCAACGAATCCGCTGACTATGGGGTCACCGTTCGAGTGGTCAACCAAGACAGTGCCATGTTCTACGTGATGGGCGAGGTGAACGCGCCGGGCTCATACCCGTTGGTGGGATACGAAACCGTGCTCGATGCGCTGATCGCTGCAGGCGGTCTTTCCGACCGAGCGAACGATCACAAGATCATCCTGACTCGTCCTCAACATGGTGGTCAACCGCGAGTGATTCTGCCGGTCTGCTACCAACAAGTGTTGCAGCTCGGCGACGTTTCGACAAACTACCAATTGAAACCGGGCGATCGGATCTATGTGCCTAGCATGACACTAGCGGAAGACATCAGGCAAAGTATTCGCTGGAAGAACGGAAAGAGTTGTCCCCAGTGCGAAGACTACTCGAAGAAGTAAGCTGAAGAAACTAGCTCGCGCATGCAGCGGAGAGCAGCCGCTTGTGCCGCGTGGTTCTTGGCAATGCACTTAGTCTTCAAAGTTGTCGATCGACTAGTGACTAAGCCATCGGTCACGTTCTTTCCTGGACAGTTTTTCGATCGAATAGCGAAGCATGGTGCGCGGCATTCGTTTGGCATGCCTCTTCAAGAAACTTTCCAAGCGAGGTTGATCGCGTTTTCCCATCTCGCGAAGCATCCATCCGATCGCCTTATGCATCAAGTCGTGCTGGTCGTTTAAAAGTGATTGAGCAAGTGTCGTGATTTCGGTGAACTCGTCGTTCTTAATTAACGCAAAGGTAGACAGAATGGCCACGCGACGTTCCCACAACACCGTGCTGCGTGACAACCGATCCAGGACACTTCGCTGATCAGGATTCTCGACGAGCCACGCACCGAGAATCTTGTGAGCCGTCGAATCAACGATGTCCCAATTGTTGACCGCATCAAGGTTGGCTAAATAGAACTCAACAAGCTCGCCGCACTCGAACTCGCGGTGTGGATTGGTTGGCTTGGCCGCAAGTTCGAATTGAAGGACCAAGATCATCATTCCCGTCAGGCGACATTCATGCCACGGTGATGCAAAAAGCTTCTTCAGTTCAGGTCGGGGAAGATCCCGGAACTGCCGTGAAATCTTGCGTTGATCCGGAACGACGCAACCTAAGAAGCGGTCGCCCTCGCCATACCCGCCGGGAACCGCTTGAAAGAAGCCAGGTAAGAACTTTGCTTTGTCTTCTCGTGCGTGTTCACGAAGTGATAACTCAATCTGTTTCGCCGTCATGCTGTTTCAACTATCTCGCCCCAGGTGTTGATGAACGCAGGTGATTCCAAGTGCCCCGTCGCCCACGGCGAACGCGCAACGTTTGGTGGTGCCATGTCGAACGTCGCCAGCAGCAAACACACCCGGCATCGTGGTTTCCAATTCACACGGTGCTCGATCCAACTTCCAAAGCGTGTGATCTCGCACCGATGACCCTGCGAGAATAAACCCGTTGTCGTCCGTCGCCACGCTCTCCGGCAGCCACTCGGTATGCGGTTTTGCACCCACGAAGGAAAATACTGCTGCGCAAGCGATCTCTTGCCGTGATTCGGGTTGCCGACAAAGCGTTTCGACGCGTTCAAGCCTTCGATCGCCGTACACGTCCACGATCTCGGTGTTCAATACCAGTTCGATGTTAGGCGATTTTTCAATCCGAGTCGCCAAATAGTCGGACATGCTTTTTCGCAAGTTGTTGCCTCGCAGCATTAACTTGACTTGCTTGGCGTGCTGCGACAAATACATCGCCGCTTGACCTGCCGAGTTCCCACCACCAACCACGATTGCGGTAGCGTTCTGGCACAACCTTGCTTCAACGCTGGTGGCTGAATAATAGATACCGGCTCCATCAAATCGTTCACATCCATCGACTGGCAAGCGACGATACGATGCTCCGGTGGCAATCAGTACTGTTCTCGTGCGAACCTTTTGTCCGGTGCAGAACTCAACGCAATGCACTCCGCTTTGATCGGTCGAAAGGGATACAACCGACACCGGCGCCGTGAACTCCGCGCCAAACTTCAAGGCTTGAAGATAGCCGCGGTTCGACAATTCAGCACCCGGCAATCCCGATGGAAAGCCCATGTAGTTCTCGATCTTTGAACTCTGACCGGCCTGCCCACCCGGCCCCATGCGATCGACCACCAAGGTCTTGAGTCCTTCCGAAGCGCCGTACACCGCCGCCGCAAGTCCCGCCGGTCCAGCACCGATGATTAGCGCGTCGTACAGTTCATCTCTAATTGATCGAGAAATGCCCAGGCAATCCGCGACCTTTGCGAGCGTGGGTTGTTCGACCAGATTCTTGCCACACCAAAGCACCGGAGTCTCGTCGCGAGGCACGCCGTGCTCCGATAGCAGCGATTGGCCTTCATCGGAATCGCATTCATAGAACGTGTGGGGTACCTTGTTCTTGTAAAAGAACTCACGCAGTTCTAGAGTTTTCTTGGAATCCGTTTCGCCAATAACGCGAATGCCCAAGAAACCGCTTCGTTCAAGCTGTGCGCGACGTGCCTGGAACGCTTCGAGCAGCTTATCGCTAAGCGTTGGAACCTCACCGAGCATTCGACGGATCTTGCAGGCTGTGATTTCAATCACCTGGCAATCACCGCGAGCAACTGCCGACACGATTGCTGGACGGCCCGTCAATAGATCGACGTCGCCGGTAAAGGTGTTTGCGACGTGAGTGACAATCTCGGTTGACCCGCCCGATGAATTATCAAGAATCACGACTTCCCCCGATCGGATCGCAAACAACGAGTAGTCTCGATCACCGGAACTGAACATGGTCTCGCCATCCGCAAAACGACGTTCTTTGCCCAACGCGGCAAGACAAGTCATTTCATGATCGGATAGGAAAGGGAAGGCAATGTCCTGATCATTAGCGGTAAGCACGGTGTTGATTCTCCAAACGTCAAGCAATCCGAGGAAAAGTTCGCTGACCGAATGGGTGCTCAATCTCCGATGAAGGAAGATCCGCCGAGGCACTGCAACCAGGAAGGCCCACGAAGGCAAGACGTTATGATACCGAAGTAGAGCCGTTTGGCGTAGCAACGCCTAAATCACTGATTCGCTTGTCGCCATAATGTTCGCGATTAGGGCAGATAAGGCCAATAAGTCAATTTGTCGTTCAAGCAAGCTACGAATCGGACATCTCCGTCTTGCGATACGACAACCGCGATTGCCTCGTTGAGCCCATTCACCAAACGGTAGGCCGAACGGTGCCTGGTTCCCGAAGCGTCACTTCGTTCCGGTCTCGTATGCTTTGCTTCAAGATCCAGTGCTCGATGGATCATCGAGACATGCGAATCACCGAGAATTTCGCCACCGAACCCGATCAATCGAAAGCCACGGTCAAGAACCAACGACCCGTCTACGCTCATCATGTCAGCGAGCAAATGACTGAACTCAATCAGTGCCTCGTCCAGAACAGCAAGCTCAGCATCGTGCATCTGGAGATAATCGTTCAGCGTCACAACCTTCAAACCTCGAGCTTCGCCAAGAACCGCAACGCGTTGCATGACCTGAATCATCAAGCGATGAAACCGAAGCGTTGAATCGTCCGGTTGGAAACGAACGCGAAACCGAAACCAGTCATCTGGTAGCGAAGTCTCAATAGCACTGTCGGGAAGGTACACCAGCATTCCGCCATGTCCGCGCATCCGAACCAAGCGAAGAACTCGACGCACGACACGCTGAGCAATGTCCTTCACAAATTCGTCACAAATCTGACAGCCTGATTGTGGTGTCGTTTCCGGGTCGAATTCGTTAAGCAGCGATGCGCGAATCGTCCCGAACCTTTGCGGCAACCAATTTGAATGAAACGGATCAAAGCCTTCGGTAAGTAGCTTTCCACCATCGGATTCAAGAATGCGCGTGTAGCCAGACGCGGCTACGATATGCCCTGGAGCCAGAATTTGAATCACGAGACGGTCTGGCAGCGGCACCCCGTGTTGTTTGCCGCCTTCGAGTTGATTGACCCATTGAGTTCCCGTGACGACCATGCCCCAAATGTTCAGCTCGCCCGGCGAATCTTGCTTTACCGCTAACAAGGCCCGGTAGTACCCAGCGGCCGCAGCTAGCTTGCGCAAATTGTGAGCGGTGTAGGGCAGCGATTCATTGAACCTCAGAACATGCAGCGAACTAGAACCGTCGGAAAAATCTTTTTCAAAGTCGTCCTCGTTTGCCAAGACGACGCGACATTGCACTGGTGAACTCTCTTCACGTAGCAAACTCGCTTGGTACATCGTGTCAAGAAGCACGACGACAACGTCGTGACTGGGAATTGCGTCAGACGGTAGTTCACGAGATATCCAACGCCTCTGCAAAGCAGCAGCAATATCGACGGGATAGGCCGAAATTTCCAGTGGTTGCATTATTCCCTTTTCAATGCCGAAAGTTCACGAAGACTTTATGGTCAGAGTCTATCGTTGCCGCCAACACCTCGGCGAGGGCACCACTGATTTATCTCGCTAAACGCAATCCAGAAAATTGCCAACGAGCATTCGCAGGGAAAAAATTGCGGTAAGTATTTCGGTAGTGAGACGACGATGTCGCGACGCTGCCACCTCGCAGTACGTACTGGTTGCACATGAACTTGCCGTTGTACTCGCCAATCGCTCCGTCCGGCGGTCGGTAGCCAGGGTAAGCCTGATAACTACTGGATGTCCATTGCCACACGGCCCCCGCCATTCCACTAGACGAGCGTGTCGGATGGATAGCCAAGTCATCGCGGAACAACCTGTCGGCGAACTGTCCATGGTTCTCAATGGATTCACTAGAGTCAGCTTCAACGGAGGCAGCCGAATTGCCAGCAAACTCCCATTCAAATTCGGTCGGAAGACGGCATCCAGCCCAACGAGCGTAAGCGTCCGCCTCGAAATAGCTGACGTGACAAACCGGCCAATCCCGATTCACGGGGACTAGTCCCGCCAACGTGAACTGCATCCATTGGCCGTCTTGGCAAACCCAGTAAAGTGGCGAGGCCCAATCGTCGTCGTTCACAGCGTTCCAACCAAGCGATAACCAGAGCTCAGGACGACGGTAACCTCCGTCCTCGATAAAATTGATGAATTGCCCACATGTGACCAAGTCGGCAGCTATCGAGAATTCAGGCAAGTACACCGTGTGACGCGGCTCCTCGTTGTCAAAACAAAATTCCGACGTGCGATGACCGATCTCGTATTGACCACTGTCAAAACGATCCCAATTACCGGATGCACTGTCGCGATCATCGAACACAGAATCCTCGTAGATTGGCAACATCGGGTTCGCCGAGAGCGCATGTTTGATGTCCGTCAAAATTAACTCTTGGTGCTGCTGCTCGTGGTTCAGCCCAACCTCGATGGTATGACTGTGGTTCCCCAAGAACTCAGCCGACTCCATACGGGTCATCATCTGCTGGTCGACGTACGCTCGGTAATCACGAATACCATCCAACCCGGGACGCGAGATCGTTCCTCTTTGCGGTCGAGGAAACTGCTTCCCAACCGCGTTGTAATACGAATTGAACAGGTACGCGAACTCAGGATGGAACTCTTGGTACGTCGGATCCTGCTTCAAGACGAACGTTTCAAAGAACCAAGTGGTGTGCGCCAGGTGCCAACGAATAGGGCTTGCGTCTTCCGTTGACTGCACCATGCAATCCTCGGGCGACAAGGACCGAGTGATCCGATCCGAGAAATCTCGCACGTCGACAAAACGCTCGCGAAGACTGGGCTTCGATCTCACCACCACACTCATGAACTTTCTCCGTCCAAAACCAAATGCAACACTGCGAACAAGCCATCCTCGTCCGTCCACTGTTGGTGCAGGCTAAACCCATGCTGCCCGGCTAGCTTAGCAAATCCATCGATGCTGTACTTGTGGGAATACTCCGTCAAGATTTCTTCATTTTTAAAGAAGTGGAATACATCGTCGCCAATCGAAACACTTTGATCTTCAAGACTGACGATGGAAATTTCGATGCGATGAGCGACCTCGTTGTAGATTGCTTTATGCGAAAACTTTGATAGATCAAATGTCCCATCTAGCTCGCGGTTGATTCGCGATAGCAGGTTCAAATTGAACTGCGAAGTCACGCCTGAAGCGTCGTCGTAAGCAGAAACAAGCGTGCGAATGTCTTTCTGCAGATCAATGCCGATCAACAACCCTCCCTGCGGTCCCAGCAGTTCGGCCATCGAACCTAAGATCTCAACGGCGGTGTCCGGTTCGAAGTTTCCGATTGTTGAGCCTGGAAAGTACAACGCGACGTGCGAGTACGATTGAGAAGGGATGGGAAGCTCAAATGGTTTGGTGAAATCTGCCACCACCGGCAGAACTTCCAGATCGGTGTAACGAGATCGCAGACCTTCCGCCGTCTTTAACAGATGCTCTTCAGAAATGTCGACGGGAACGTAGGCGACGGGGTCAATCAAGGCATCCAGTAAAATCTTCGTCTTAATCGAGCTTCCGCTTCCTAGCTCGACCAGCATGACATCTCGATCAATCTGCGAGGCCATTTCATCAGCGTGGTCGATCATTATCTTGAGCTCCGTCCGAGTCGGATAGTACTCATCGAGTTCGCATATCTGATCGAATAACTGCGATCCAACTTCGTCGTAAAAATACTTACAAGGCAGCGTCTTATTCACTTTGCGAAGACCCTCCACCACGTCAGCTCGAAAGACCTCGGTTCCTCTTAATTGCTCGATCACTTCGTTGTCTCAGGTTCAAAAGTAGCGAGGGAATGAATGCGGAAATGGGGGGCGATCAATCATAAATGTCATTAATGATTAACCTTCGCTTGACCGCGACGTTCGAAAATGCCGGTCGTGCAAATCACATGCCGCGCGGAAAACTGCAGTTTCTTGCCTAATTGACGTCTTTCCGTAAAGCGACACCAAAGCGATGTGGGATGACGCTTTGGTGCAAGGCGAGTACTACATTCCTTTCGACACGGCGATCACCCTCTATCTTACGAACCATGGAAGTGCATCAGGACAACAGGCTATGTTTGAGAGCCTTTCGAGTTACTTCTATAAGGCATCTCGACTACCAATCCAAACCACGCCAACAAACGAGCTTTTGCCTAAAGCTTCGAGCGTCAATTGCTTGATTGGTTTCCTGAGCGGCCATTCAACAGCAGCCAATATCTGGGTTTGATGCATGTCCGCCATCGATATCGCAATGGGCAACTCGCAAA containing:
- a CDS encoding polysaccharide biosynthesis/export family protein; the protein is MIINPRHFRDAACMCITLAILVGIPTGCRTAASLGLPVSAGSNYLLSDADEIRQTMGHPSGVATELSKVTLAPHRVEAGDVLVIEPNDFNSPVRLPGDQTVQQDGTIELGSYGRIQVAGLSAEDIQGRVGEMVSRYEIAKRQTQIGLASYSGAPSNESADYGVTVRVVNQDSAMFYVMGEVNAPGSYPLVGYETVLDALIAAGGLSDRANDHKIILTRPQHGGQPRVILPVCYQQVLQLGDVSTNYQLKPGDRIYVPSMTLAEDIRQSIRWKNGKSCPQCEDYSKK
- a CDS encoding DNA alkylation repair protein is translated as MTAKQIELSLREHAREDKAKFLPGFFQAVPGGYGEGDRFLGCVVPDQRKISRQFRDLPRPELKKLFASPWHECRLTGMMILVLQFELAAKPTNPHREFECGELVEFYLANLDAVNNWDIVDSTAHKILGAWLVENPDQRSVLDRLSRSTVLWERRVAILSTFALIKNDEFTEITTLAQSLLNDQHDLMHKAIGWMLREMGKRDQPRLESFLKRHAKRMPRTMLRYSIEKLSRKERDRWLSH
- a CDS encoding FAD-dependent oxidoreductase, coding for MLTANDQDIAFPFLSDHEMTCLAALGKERRFADGETMFSSGDRDYSLFAIRSGEVVILDNSSGGSTEIVTHVANTFTGDVDLLTGRPAIVSAVARGDCQVIEITACKIRRMLGEVPTLSDKLLEAFQARRAQLERSGFLGIRVIGETDSKKTLELREFFYKNKVPHTFYECDSDEGQSLLSEHGVPRDETPVLWCGKNLVEQPTLAKVADCLGISRSIRDELYDALIIGAGPAGLAAAVYGASEGLKTLVVDRMGPGGQAGQSSKIENYMGFPSGLPGAELSNRGYLQALKFGAEFTAPVSVVSLSTDQSGVHCVEFCTGQKVRTRTVLIATGASYRRLPVDGCERFDGAGIYYSATSVEARLCQNATAIVVGGGNSAGQAAMYLSQHAKQVKLMLRGNNLRKSMSDYLATRIEKSPNIELVLNTEIVDVYGDRRLERVETLCRQPESRQEIACAAVFSFVGAKPHTEWLPESVATDDNGFILAGSSVRDHTLWKLDRAPCELETTMPGVFAAGDVRHGTTKRCAFAVGDGALGITCVHQHLGRDS
- a CDS encoding putative sensor domain DACNV-containing protein, producing MQPLEISAYPVDIAAALQRRWISRELPSDAIPSHDVVVVLLDTMYQASLLREESSPVQCRVVLANEDDFEKDFSDGSSSLHVLRFNESLPYTAHNLRKLAAAAGYYRALLAVKQDSPGELNIWGMVVTGTQWVNQLEGGKQHGVPLPDRLVIQILAPGHIVAASGYTRILESDGGKLLTEGFDPFHSNWLPQRFGTIRASLLNEFDPETTPQSGCQICDEFVKDIAQRVVRRVLRLVRMRGHGGMLVYLPDSAIETSLPDDWFRFRVRFQPDDSTLRFHRLMIQVMQRVAVLGEARGLKVVTLNDYLQMHDAELAVLDEALIEFSHLLADMMSVDGSLVLDRGFRLIGFGGEILGDSHVSMIHRALDLEAKHTRPERSDASGTRHRSAYRLVNGLNEAIAVVVSQDGDVRFVACLNDKLTYWPYLP
- the egtB gene encoding ergothioneine biosynthesis protein EgtB encodes the protein MSVVVRSKPSLRERFVDVRDFSDRITRSLSPEDCMVQSTEDASPIRWHLAHTTWFFETFVLKQDPTYQEFHPEFAYLFNSYYNAVGKQFPRPQRGTISRPGLDGIRDYRAYVDQQMMTRMESAEFLGNHSHTIEVGLNHEQQHQELILTDIKHALSANPMLPIYEDSVFDDRDSASGNWDRFDSGQYEIGHRTSEFCFDNEEPRHTVYLPEFSIAADLVTCGQFINFIEDGGYRRPELWLSLGWNAVNDDDWASPLYWVCQDGQWMQFTLAGLVPVNRDWPVCHVSYFEADAYARWAGCRLPTEFEWEFAGNSAASVEADSSESIENHGQFADRLFRDDLAIHPTRSSSGMAGAVWQWTSSSYQAYPGYRPPDGAIGEYNGKFMCNQYVLRGGSVATSSSHYRNTYRNFFPANARWQFSGLRLAR
- the egtD gene encoding L-histidine N(alpha)-methyltransferase; this encodes MNKTLPCKYFYDEVGSQLFDQICELDEYYPTRTELKIMIDHADEMASQIDRDVMLVELGSGSSIKTKILLDALIDPVAYVPVDISEEHLLKTAEGLRSRYTDLEVLPVVADFTKPFELPIPSQSYSHVALYFPGSTIGNFEPDTAVEILGSMAELLGPQGGLLIGIDLQKDIRTLVSAYDDASGVTSQFNLNLLSRINRELDGTFDLSKFSHKAIYNEVAHRIEISIVSLEDQSVSIGDDVFHFFKNEEILTEYSHKYSIDGFAKLAGQHGFSLHQQWTDEDGLFAVLHLVLDGESS